One genomic segment of Intestinimonas butyriciproducens includes these proteins:
- a CDS encoding acyl-CoA dehydrogenase family protein: MAFHVHTEEQRELIDLVRKFGESEIRPHAADWDKRGECPLNVIRAGLEMGLQCLDQPEEYGGAGLGTKTACMVFEELAKSDAGVTCAFSVTGTAAVPVMKYGTEEQKQLCADILFRKGGLGSFCLTEPGSGSDSGASRMTAVRQGDSYVLNGTKCFITNGGYAELYFVIASTDRSKGNKGLSGFLVTRDTPGLTVGKEEDKCGFRTSNTVELVFEDVVVPASCRVGREGDGFKQAMAALDHGRPYIGAVALGVGQRALEEAIAYSKVRSQFGQPICNNQAIRFMLADMEMRLESARCLVYHAAELIDQHLPVTMNGSIAKCCATDAAMQVALDAVQILGGYGYMREYPVEKLMRDAKIFQIVEGTNQIQRVVISGQLLK, translated from the coding sequence ATGGCTTTCCACGTGCATACCGAGGAGCAGCGTGAGCTCATCGATCTGGTCCGAAAGTTTGGCGAGAGTGAGATTCGTCCCCATGCGGCCGATTGGGATAAAAGGGGGGAATGCCCCCTGAACGTGATTCGGGCCGGCCTGGAGATGGGACTGCAGTGTCTGGACCAGCCGGAGGAATACGGCGGCGCAGGTCTGGGCACCAAGACGGCCTGTATGGTCTTTGAAGAGCTTGCCAAATCGGATGCCGGCGTCACCTGTGCCTTCAGTGTGACCGGCACGGCGGCGGTCCCCGTTATGAAGTACGGTACTGAGGAACAAAAACAGCTTTGCGCAGATATCCTCTTCCGTAAGGGGGGACTGGGCTCCTTCTGCCTCACCGAGCCCGGCTCCGGTTCGGACTCCGGTGCCAGCCGCATGACCGCCGTCCGACAGGGCGACAGCTATGTGCTCAACGGCACCAAATGCTTTATCACCAACGGCGGATACGCCGAACTATACTTCGTTATCGCCTCTACTGACAGAAGCAAGGGCAACAAAGGGCTCAGCGGTTTCCTTGTCACACGTGACACTCCCGGCCTCACCGTGGGCAAGGAAGAAGACAAGTGTGGCTTCCGAACCTCCAACACGGTAGAGCTGGTGTTTGAGGATGTGGTCGTTCCCGCCTCCTGTCGAGTAGGTCGGGAGGGGGACGGCTTCAAGCAGGCCATGGCGGCCCTTGATCACGGGCGGCCGTATATCGGCGCGGTGGCCCTTGGCGTCGGTCAGCGGGCGCTGGAGGAGGCCATTGCCTACTCCAAAGTCCGCAGCCAGTTTGGGCAGCCCATCTGCAACAACCAAGCCATCCGCTTTATGCTGGCGGACATGGAGATGCGGCTGGAATCGGCCCGCTGTCTGGTTTATCACGCCGCGGAGCTCATCGATCAGCATCTTCCCGTCACCATGAATGGCTCTATTGCCAAATGCTGCGCCACCGACGCCGCCATGCAGGTGGCCTTGGATGCGGTTCAGATTCTGGGCGGCTATGGCTACATGCGGGAGTACCCGGTGGAAAAGCTGATGCGTGATGCCAAAATTTTTCAAATCGTGGAGGGGACCAACCAGATCCAGCGCGTGGTGATCTCGGGTCAGCTTCTCAAATGA